In one Staphylococcus lutrae genomic region, the following are encoded:
- a CDS encoding helix-turn-helix domain-containing protein: protein MNKSLVAKLRKQKGLTQENLAEKANVTVRTIQRIEAGETVSSETLKNVANALNVSMSELFEDVESNEKGAKIMNSSKERQQEHVKNGWDFLAQYWWLIFPIGGYLSWFIPQIMGR from the coding sequence ATGAATAAATCATTGGTTGCTAAACTAAGAAAACAAAAAGGTCTTACTCAAGAGAACCTAGCAGAAAAGGCAAATGTAACAGTTCGAACAATTCAAAGAATCGAGGCAGGTGAAACTGTAAGTAGTGAGACATTAAAAAATGTTGCAAACGCATTAAATGTATCAATGAGTGAATTGTTTGAAGATGTTGAGTCTAATGAAAAAGGGGCGAAAATAATGAATTCTTCTAAAGAACGTCAACAAGAACATGTGAAAAACGGATGGGATTTTTTGGCGCAATATTGGTGGTTAATCTTTCCAATAGGTGGATATCTAAGTTGGTTCATTCCACAAATAATGGGTAGATAA
- a CDS encoding exotoxin beta-grasp domain-containing protein — MNLSTFAKASLALSLLTTGVVTTNAQSTHAAQATAGVSQDTNTLKNYYNGPSFEYKNVNLHKDGNKVDFVADLQFTVVDLLGSDKERLKSIKDGDKYDVFVVREGTGRQAENRTIGGITKANNEKYKDQLTQPDIEIKRTTDELTTVQTVNDLKIYKEEISLKELDFKLRKQLIEKHELYKKDPQENKIKVIMNDGSYYTFELNKKLQDHRMGDVIESKNIKKIEVDL; from the coding sequence ATGAATTTATCAACATTCGCAAAAGCAAGTTTAGCATTAAGTCTTTTAACAACAGGTGTCGTAACAACAAATGCCCAATCAACACATGCAGCACAAGCTACAGCAGGTGTTTCTCAAGATACAAATACGTTAAAAAATTATTATAATGGGCCGAGTTTTGAATATAAAAATGTAAACTTACATAAGGACGGAAATAAAGTAGACTTTGTTGCTGATTTACAATTCACTGTAGTTGATTTACTTGGTTCGGATAAAGAACGATTAAAATCTATTAAAGATGGAGATAAATATGATGTGTTTGTTGTGAGAGAGGGTACTGGAAGACAAGCAGAAAATCGTACAATCGGCGGTATTACAAAAGCAAATAATGAGAAGTATAAGGATCAATTGACACAACCAGACATTGAAATTAAAAGAACGACAGATGAACTGACAACTGTACAAACAGTAAATGATCTTAAAATCTACAAAGAAGAAATTTCATTAAAAGAGTTGGATTTTAAATTGAGAAAGCAACTTATTGAAAAACATGAGCTTTATAAAAAAGATCCTCAAGAGAATAAAATTAAAGTGATTATGAATGATGGCAGTTACTATACGTTTGAACTTAATAAAAAGTTACAGGACCATCGTATGGGAGATGTCATTGAAAGCAAAAACATTAAAAAAATCGAAGTAGATTTGTAA
- a CDS encoding nuclease-related domain-containing protein, protein MTIVLMIIVGGLLFALKSKNEVVKNEKRKRVHLEQDYQMKLEQKENEVGTHIQEIEKYQFSKNEMETDFKQLKKGYMQLIEQVKQHKIFSKNVGEVMASRDLFNIFETYKENGIINHYRIINNILFSDNEVRQIDHLVVCDYGIYMIETKTWKGDIFYNANKQALQGTEYGFLARYIFNDKFEKEYKTFVLKNDENNRFQVADYGNPYKQVRQSIYRIYNYFNKKYFVNGLVYFNYKTEEDQYIFFDGSEKDNSIKAVNQLENLIAYFDDKIKNSRKCMDENEINDVVSKVEGYIVL, encoded by the coding sequence GTGACAATCGTGCTAATGATTATTGTGGGTGGTTTATTGTTTGCCTTAAAGAGTAAAAATGAAGTTGTAAAAAATGAAAAACGTAAAAGAGTGCATTTAGAACAAGATTATCAAATGAAGTTAGAACAGAAAGAGAATGAAGTTGGGACACACATTCAAGAGATAGAGAAGTATCAATTTAGTAAAAATGAGATGGAAACAGATTTTAAACAACTAAAGAAGGGCTATATGCAGCTAATAGAACAGGTGAAGCAGCATAAAATCTTCTCGAAAAATGTCGGTGAAGTGATGGCTTCAAGAGATTTGTTTAATATATTTGAAACTTATAAGGAAAATGGCATCATCAATCATTATCGGATTATCAACAATATCCTTTTCAGTGATAATGAGGTGAGACAGATAGATCATCTTGTTGTTTGTGATTATGGGATATATATGATTGAAACAAAGACTTGGAAAGGTGACATATTTTATAATGCGAATAAGCAGGCCTTGCAAGGTACGGAATATGGTTTTTTAGCAAGATATATATTTAATGACAAGTTTGAAAAAGAATATAAAACGTTTGTACTAAAGAACGATGAAAATAATCGTTTTCAAGTCGCAGATTACGGTAATCCTTATAAACAAGTGAGGCAGTCCATTTATCGCATTTATAACTACTTTAATAAAAAATATTTTGTGAATGGATTGGTATACTTCAATTATAAAACTGAAGAGGATCAGTATATATTTTTTGACGGATCAGAAAAAGACAATTCAATAAAAGCTGTGAATCAGTTAGAAAATTTAATTGCGTATTTTGATGATAAAATTAAAAACAGCAGAAAGTGTATGGACGAAAATGAGATTAACGATGTCGTATCTAAAGTAGAAGGTTATATTGTGTTATAA
- the istB gene encoding IS21-like element helper ATPase IstB, with translation MYTDHQKLLENFQLLNLKMIKDYYPKYLESLSKNQKSLTEILLELTEKEVEYQAEQKFKRAIKLARFPKVKYLSDFDFTFQPSINKQEILTLKSMHFLEKNINICFLGNSGVGKTHLAISLGVEACKQNIKTRFYTFKELIELLTTSEEKGITNKTLKQLNRIELLIIDEIGYTPISKEQADLFYQLMSLRYEMKSTIITTNIPFSSWGDSFSNKIASAAIIDRLIHHSKIFKITGDSYRLKDYKSEKSLNIRHS, from the coding sequence ATGTATACAGACCATCAAAAGCTATTAGAAAATTTTCAACTGCTCAATCTAAAAATGATTAAAGACTATTATCCGAAGTATTTAGAATCACTATCCAAGAATCAAAAATCTTTAACTGAAATTTTACTTGAGTTGACAGAAAAGGAAGTAGAATATCAAGCTGAACAAAAATTTAAACGCGCTATTAAGTTAGCACGTTTCCCTAAGGTTAAATATTTAAGTGACTTTGATTTCACGTTTCAACCAAGCATTAATAAACAAGAAATACTCACATTAAAATCCATGCATTTTCTAGAGAAGAATATCAATATATGCTTCTTAGGTAATAGTGGTGTCGGTAAGACACATCTAGCAATATCGCTAGGCGTAGAAGCCTGTAAACAAAATATCAAAACTCGATTCTATACTTTTAAAGAGTTAATTGAACTCTTAACCACTTCAGAGGAGAAAGGAATCACCAATAAAACTTTAAAACAATTAAACAGAATTGAACTGCTTATCATTGATGAAATAGGCTATACCCCCATCTCAAAAGAACAGGCAGACCTCTTCTATCAATTGATGTCACTCAGGTATGAAATGAAATCCACAATCATAACGACGAATATCCCATTTTCTAGTTGGGGAGACTCATTTAGTAACAAGATAGCGTCAGCAGCCATTATTGATAGACTTATTCACCATTCAAAAATATTTAAAATTACAGGCGATTCATACCGACTTAAAGACTATAAAAGTGAAAAAAGTTTAAACATACGTCATTCTTAA
- a CDS encoding thermonuclease family protein: MLKSFIAVLFLIFLIYNVYLLIKACLNVLRKQPAKPLFKKYGFSFIPLIILVMCFSLFNDDVKKSEPSTVSNKKQVTKVTKDDAKDKESQKEEKSSQEKAEKKQDTGVLIPATFVRHIDGDTSKLKIKGKEKTVRYLLIDTPETKHPKLGVQPFGKEASERTRLLLLNAKKIEVEYDQGPKTDKYGRDLVYVYVDGEMLNEQLVREGLAKVAYVYPPNTKYLERLKVAETKAQEEKIGIWSEQDTSTPYTDTNAQETNIDTQTPAATQPAPAQPAPQQQSFRNCTELRKVYPQGVPNTHPAYSPRLDRDHDGKACEIKG, from the coding sequence ATGTTGAAGAGTTTTATTGCTGTCTTATTTTTAATCTTTTTGATCTATAACGTTTATTTGTTGATAAAAGCATGTTTAAACGTTTTACGAAAGCAGCCTGCCAAACCCCTTTTTAAGAAATACGGATTCAGCTTTATTCCACTCATCATCTTGGTCATGTGTTTCAGCCTATTTAATGATGACGTAAAGAAATCAGAGCCCTCTACTGTTTCTAATAAAAAACAAGTCACAAAAGTAACAAAGGATGACGCCAAAGATAAGGAGTCACAAAAGGAAGAGAAGTCATCTCAAGAAAAAGCAGAGAAAAAACAAGATACAGGTGTACTCATCCCCGCAACCTTTGTCAGACATATCGATGGTGATACGTCTAAATTAAAAATTAAAGGGAAAGAAAAAACTGTGCGCTATTTATTGATTGATACACCTGAAACAAAACATCCAAAACTCGGGGTACAACCGTTTGGAAAAGAAGCTTCAGAGAGAACAAGATTATTACTTTTGAACGCGAAGAAAATCGAAGTCGAATATGATCAAGGTCCTAAAACCGATAAATATGGCAGAGACCTCGTATATGTCTATGTAGATGGAGAAATGTTGAATGAACAACTCGTAAGAGAAGGATTGGCAAAAGTGGCCTATGTCTATCCACCGAACACGAAATATTTAGAACGTTTGAAAGTGGCTGAAACAAAAGCCCAAGAAGAAAAAATAGGCATATGGTCAGAACAAGACACATCCACGCCTTACACTGACACTAACGCGCAAGAAACAAATATCGACACGCAAACCCCTGCGGCGACTCAACCCGCACCAGCTCAGCCTGCACCACAACAGCAGTCGTTTAGAAATTGTACGGAATTAAGAAAAGTTTATCCTCAAGGCGTTCCAAATACACACCCCGCCTATTCACCACGATTGGATAGAGATCATGATGGTAAGGCATGTGAAATCAAAGGATAA
- the lip gene encoding YSIRK-targeted triacylglycerol lipase, producing the protein MKAESQSTSVGTPPSRNDDLQQSSERQQVSASTQVQSNHASVTPKKDSQIAKNQNEPPLSNHTDNKQPDKKNVTPDETVDGHSTPKDRTAEKALPNHSTVVNVQEKPSPTRAPQPSTPAQATTPLSKAEQAQHINQYPIVLVHGFLGLVDQNAPALYPNYWGGNKFKVVEELRNKGYDIYQASVGAFSSHYDRAVELYYYIKGGRVDYGAAHAARYGHNRYGRTYEGIMPNWAPGKKIHLIGHSMGGQTIRSMETFLRNGNAEEIEYHNRYGGEISPLFLGGLDHMIASITTLGTLHNGSQAADKLANTEFFKNMMFALNRIAGNKNSKIDLGLTQWGFKQQPGESYIDYIQRVSQSPIWHTMDQAAYDLTLEGSAHLNEITSLNPNITYTTYTGAATHVGPLSKENPNIDLYPLMDITSRIIGGDMREEWRKNDGVVPVISSLFPLNQDYVYITADDLATRKGVWQVRPVLEGWDHVDFIGLDATDFKRTGAELADFYMGMVNQLLRVEALDEK; encoded by the coding sequence ATAAAGGCAGAAAGCCAATCTACATCGGTTGGTACGCCTCCGAGCCGGAATGATGATTTGCAGCAATCCTCCGAACGTCAGCAAGTTTCCGCTTCCACTCAAGTCCAATCGAATCATGCATCGGTAACGCCAAAAAAAGATTCACAAATAGCGAAAAATCAAAATGAGCCTCCTTTATCGAATCATACAGACAACAAGCAACCCGATAAGAAAAATGTAACGCCAGATGAGACTGTGGACGGGCATTCAACGCCAAAGGATCGTACAGCAGAGAAGGCATTGCCGAATCATTCTACAGTCGTCAATGTTCAAGAGAAGCCGAGTCCCACGCGTGCGCCACAACCTTCAACGCCCGCACAGGCGACAACACCTCTTTCTAAAGCTGAACAAGCGCAACATATCAATCAATATCCCATTGTTTTAGTTCATGGTTTTCTGGGTTTAGTCGATCAGAATGCGCCGGCACTTTACCCGAATTATTGGGGTGGCAATAAGTTTAAAGTGGTCGAGGAATTAAGAAATAAAGGTTACGATATATATCAAGCGAGTGTCGGGGCGTTTAGTAGTCATTATGATCGTGCGGTTGAACTGTATTATTACATTAAAGGGGGTCGTGTGGACTATGGTGCCGCTCATGCAGCGCGTTATGGTCATAATCGATATGGCCGGACTTATGAAGGGATTATGCCGAATTGGGCTCCGGGTAAGAAAATTCATTTAATCGGTCATAGTATGGGAGGACAAACGATTCGTTCAATGGAGACATTTTTAAGAAACGGCAATGCTGAAGAAATCGAATATCATAATCGTTATGGTGGAGAGATTTCCCCACTCTTTTTAGGGGGGCTAGACCATATGATTGCTTCGATTACGACTTTAGGAACACTGCATAATGGCTCACAAGCGGCGGATAAATTAGCAAACACAGAATTTTTTAAAAATATGATGTTTGCGCTCAACCGAATTGCAGGTAATAAAAATTCGAAAATTGATTTGGGATTAACGCAGTGGGGGTTCAAACAACAACCTGGGGAAAGTTATATCGATTATATTCAGCGTGTGAGTCAAAGCCCGATATGGCATACGATGGATCAAGCGGCTTATGATTTAACATTAGAGGGGTCTGCACATTTGAATGAAATCACGAGTTTGAACCCGAATATCACATATACGACTTATACGGGTGCTGCCACACATGTGGGTCCACTAAGCAAAGAAAATCCTAATATCGACCTCTATCCATTAATGGACATCACTAGTCGCATCATTGGTGGAGATATGCGTGAGGAATGGCGTAAAAATGATGGTGTTGTGCCGGTCATTTCTTCGCTTTTCCCACTCAATCAGGATTATGTTTATATCACTGCAGATGACTTAGCGACACGCAAGGGCGTTTGGCAAGTGAGACCGGTGTTAGAAGGTTGGGATCATGTTGATTTTATCGGTCTTGATGCGACAGATTTTAAACGGACAGGTGCAGAATTAGCTGATTTCTACATGGGAATGGTGAATCAGTTGTTACGTGTTGAAGCTTTAGATGAAAAGTGA
- a CDS encoding Abi family protein: MGYFHGYKGYSFFHDKNDPLYFKNFNEVISLYNFDSNIKTLFYKHVMFAETAIKNRLLEIVHKQSGSELEKLFDDVLTDYKKHKVRSSKYQNKFKETMRLRNDIYEKIHSNFSNKSFINHFIYNDRAVPLYAVFELFTLGNLVFFTRCMNSTIKIQIITDLGLYHSSFDKNENLIGDLIDCLKGLRNAIAHNGVLFDCRFKEIALVNDSQNILILK, translated from the coding sequence ATTGGTTACTTTCATGGCTATAAAGGATATAGTTTTTTCCATGATAAAAATGACCCTCTATATTTTAAGAACTTTAATGAGGTTATTTCCCTTTACAACTTTGATTCTAACATCAAAACACTGTTCTATAAACATGTCATGTTTGCAGAAACCGCTATAAAAAACCGACTATTAGAAATTGTGCATAAACAATCAGGAAGTGAACTAGAAAAGTTATTCGATGATGTGCTAACAGACTATAAGAAACATAAAGTTCGTTCTAGTAAATATCAAAACAAATTCAAAGAAACTATGAGACTTAGAAATGATATTTATGAAAAAATACACTCCAATTTTAGTAACAAATCATTTATAAATCATTTTATTTATAATGATAGAGCCGTACCACTTTATGCTGTTTTTGAGTTATTCACATTAGGTAACTTAGTTTTTTTCACTAGATGTATGAACTCAACTATTAAGATACAAATTATTACTGATTTAGGTTTATATCACTCTTCTTTCGATAAGAATGAAAATCTAATTGGTGATTTAATTGATTGTTTAAAAGGGCTTCGAAATGCTATAGCACATAATGGCGTTTTATTTGATTGTAGATTCAAAGAAATAGCGTTGGTAAACGACTCACAGAATATTTTAATATTAAAATGA
- a CDS encoding DUF1433 domain-containing protein, whose protein sequence is MSKKRILIFVSMTFIILIIIGGVYLKMKYDEREKQKEIYYKQQQERITLYLKYNTKEPNTIKSVHFKSFESGPMGDAVIEGYINNNKKYDFTAFASPERNFQFGGSLTGNPKIFELLKPAHESKSPDEIQKELEQKKKDH, encoded by the coding sequence ATGTCAAAAAAGAGAATATTAATATTTGTTAGTATGACATTTATTATATTAATCATTATTGGAGGTGTCTATCTTAAAATGAAATATGACGAACGCGAAAAACAGAAAGAAATTTACTACAAACAACAACAAGAACGCATTACACTTTATCTCAAATACAACACCAAAGAACCCAATACTATCAAATCGGTTCACTTCAAAAGTTTTGAATCAGGGCCTATGGGTGACGCTGTGATTGAAGGTTATATCAACAATAATAAAAAATATGACTTTACAGCATTTGCGTCACCAGAACGAAATTTTCAATTTGGTGGGTCTTTAACAGGAAACCCTAAAATATTTGAGTTGCTAAAACCTGCACACGAATCAAAATCTCCCGATGAAATCCAAAAAGAATTAGAACAAAAGAAGAAAGACCACTAA
- a CDS encoding IS3 family transposase (programmed frameshift): MTRERRTFSSEFKLQMVRLYENGKPRNEIVREYDLTPSALGKWIKQHQNTGSFHHQDNLSDDEKELIKLRKEVQHLKMENDIFKASSADHGTKIEIIQKNAHQYSVSAMCKVLKIPRSTYYESIKRNTQSQKDDDLELEKIIIDTFNSNRKSFGTRRIKNKLNDKGLTVSRRKIGRIMKKYNLVSVYTKAKYKNHPKETNEKLIKNHLNRTFNREQPMDALVSDLTYVKVADRWHYICLFIDLFNREIVGYSAGKNKDANLVVKAISKINHNLKQIALFHTDRGKEFDNKLIDEVLKTFEIERSLSTKGCPYDNAVAEATMKALKTEFVKQMKFENLEQLETELFDYVNWYNNFRPHSSLQYLTPVAFKDLHMKSV; this comes from the exons ATGACAAGAGAAAGAAGAACATTTAGTTCAGAGTTTAAGTTACAAATGGTTAGATTATATGAAAATGGTAAACCTAGGAATGAAATTGTACGCGAGTATGATTTAACACCTTCGGCATTAGGAAAATGGATAAAACAACATCAAAACACCGGTTCATTTCATCATCAAGATAACTTATCAGATGATGAAAAAGAGCTGATTAAATTACGCAAAGAAGTTCAACATTTAAAAATGGAGAATGATATTT TTAAAGCAAGCAGCGCTGATCATGGGACGAAAATAGAAATCATTCAAAAGAATGCGCATCAATATTCAGTATCAGCAATGTGTAAAGTCCTGAAAATACCAAGAAGCACTTACTATGAATCAATAAAAAGAAATACTCAAAGCCAAAAAGATGATGATTTAGAATTAGAAAAAATTATTATAGATACGTTTAATTCGAATAGAAAAAGCTTTGGTACAAGACGAATTAAGAATAAATTAAACGACAAAGGTCTCACTGTATCCAGACGAAAGATTGGTCGTATCATGAAAAAATATAATCTAGTTTCTGTTTATACGAAAGCTAAATATAAAAATCATCCAAAAGAAACAAATGAAAAACTAATTAAAAATCATTTAAATCGCACTTTTAATAGAGAACAACCAATGGATGCATTGGTAAGTGATTTAACCTATGTAAAAGTAGCAGATAGATGGCATTATATATGTTTATTTATTGATCTCTTCAATAGAGAAATTGTTGGTTACAGTGCAGGTAAAAATAAGGATGCAAATTTAGTGGTGAAAGCAATTAGTAAAATTAATCATAACCTAAAACAAATCGCACTATTTCATACAGATAGAGGTAAAGAATTTGATAACAAATTGATAGATGAAGTATTAAAGACTTTTGAAATCGAACGTTCATTAAGTACTAAAGGTTGTCCTTATGATAACGCAGTTGCAGAAGCAACGATGAAAGCACTAAAAACCGAATTTGTAAAACAGATGAAATTTGAAAACCTAGAACAGTTAGAGACAGAATTATTTGATTATGTAAATTGGTACAACAATTTTAGACCACATTCTTCATTACAGTATTTAACACCAGTGGCGTTTAAAGATCTACACATGAAAAGTGTCTAG
- a CDS encoding complement inhibitor SCIN family protein — MKFKKYILATSLVAMLSSTAVAITAYEFEAAAESHVTASDHYDRALKSELQELVNELNFRALSTAGLEPYYKRQVNVAGFKAKVALKSGNYHKMAVAKAELENIYEEISEALIDTY; from the coding sequence ATGAAGTTCAAAAAATATATTCTGGCTACTTCATTAGTTGCAATGCTCTCATCAACTGCTGTAGCAATCACTGCTTATGAATTTGAGGCAGCAGCAGAGAGCCATGTGACTGCAAGTGATCACTATGATCGTGCATTAAAAAGTGAACTGCAAGAATTAGTTAATGAGTTGAATTTTAGAGCGCTTTCTACTGCGGGCTTAGAACCTTATTATAAACGTCAGGTCAATGTCGCAGGATTTAAAGCGAAAGTTGCGCTTAAAAGTGGAAATTATCACAAAATGGCTGTGGCTAAAGCAGAATTAGAAAACATTTATGAAGAAATTTCTGAAGCGCTGATCGACACATATTAA
- a CDS encoding DUF3885 domain-containing protein: protein MTNAIHLDLSEGEYPFSDDGKSFNKNYFTRIYSNSIQILQDLFQQSKTIDIVLVYYLYGDSFKKTRFKEKFSYFNNDETPNFKEYINDEGIQCYVFSYKNKSLKDLNYKKLARAICNQDFKGLFPTINQKDNYLDIYFMDSERGILYHLYDDRGLWLYFINKQTYISYSKKYSNLLFDVSDEID from the coding sequence TTGACAAATGCAATTCATTTAGATTTAAGTGAAGGTGAATATCCTTTTTCAGATGATGGAAAAAGCTTTAACAAAAATTATTTTACAAGGATTTATAGCAATTCAATTCAAATTTTACAAGATTTATTTCAACAAAGTAAGACTATCGATATAGTTCTAGTATATTATTTATATGGGGATTCATTTAAAAAAACTAGGTTCAAAGAAAAGTTTAGTTACTTCAATAATGACGAAACGCCAAATTTTAAAGAATATATTAACGATGAAGGTATCCAGTGTTATGTATTTTCTTATAAAAATAAGAGTTTGAAGGATTTAAATTATAAAAAATTAGCGAGAGCGATTTGCAATCAAGATTTTAAAGGTTTGTTCCCGACGATTAATCAAAAAGATAATTACTTAGATATATATTTCATGGATAGTGAAAGAGGCATATTGTATCATTTGTATGATGATAGGGGGCTGTGGCTATATTTTATAAATAAGCAGACATATATAAGTTACTCCAAAAAATATAGCAATCTCTTGTTTGATGTAAGCGATGAAATTGATTAA
- the istA gene encoding IS21 family transposase, producing the protein MKGIKPNYAELARQYHCDPRTVKKYYEAGKGNELKKLKTRKTTKRVSKLEPYKTLIDEKLELGCTAMAIYKYITKKGYEGKYTILREYCKNKKGKEIKKATIRVEARPGIAAQVDWKEDMVMHDKFGKRYQFNIFLYVLHYSKMKYITLTWDRKQDTLFQCLKESFEYTGGVPKEIWFDNMKTVVDRPRTQYRKVVFNALFHQFSKDANFEPIACRPYRPQTKGSVESLAKFVEQRLRPYDYEFYDAVELISLVNHFCHEMNHNEISQATDCYPIDLFNSEEKHLLNPFNVQLLDTYVEDECIRIVSKESMVNFRKGKYSVPTKFIGEEVQLIFNELTDELSIYFDAELIRTHHLSEKKFNYVTEDMCEILKSDAFKHKDDQEILTYIEDSLLKYDEV; encoded by the coding sequence ATGAAAGGCATAAAACCAAATTACGCTGAGCTGGCTAGACAATATCATTGCGATCCAAGGACAGTAAAAAAATATTATGAGGCTGGGAAAGGCAATGAGTTGAAAAAATTAAAAACAAGAAAAACGACAAAGAGAGTATCAAAATTAGAACCCTATAAAACGCTCATAGACGAAAAATTAGAGCTAGGTTGTACGGCTATGGCGATTTATAAATATATTACTAAAAAAGGGTATGAAGGCAAATATACGATTCTAAGAGAATATTGTAAGAATAAAAAAGGAAAGGAAATTAAAAAAGCAACTATACGGGTAGAAGCACGACCCGGTATAGCTGCTCAAGTAGACTGGAAAGAAGATATGGTCATGCATGATAAATTTGGGAAACGTTATCAATTTAATATCTTTCTTTACGTTCTACACTATTCAAAAATGAAGTATATCACATTAACTTGGGATAGAAAACAAGATACATTATTTCAATGTTTGAAAGAATCTTTTGAGTACACTGGAGGTGTTCCTAAGGAGATATGGTTCGATAATATGAAAACGGTCGTTGATCGTCCTAGAACACAATATAGAAAAGTGGTATTTAACGCCCTTTTTCATCAATTTAGTAAAGATGCAAACTTTGAACCCATCGCGTGTAGGCCTTATAGGCCGCAAACCAAGGGCTCTGTGGAATCTTTAGCTAAATTTGTGGAACAACGTTTAAGGCCCTACGATTACGAATTTTATGACGCTGTTGAACTTATCAGTCTTGTCAATCACTTTTGTCATGAAATGAACCATAACGAAATATCGCAAGCAACTGACTGCTATCCAATTGATTTATTCAATTCTGAAGAAAAACATCTATTGAACCCGTTTAATGTGCAGTTACTAGACACCTATGTCGAAGATGAATGCATTCGAATCGTTTCTAAAGAGTCGATGGTTAATTTTAGAAAAGGTAAATATTCAGTACCTACAAAGTTTATTGGAGAGGAGGTTCAATTAATCTTTAATGAATTGACTGACGAATTATCCATCTACTTTGATGCCGAGTTAATTAGAACCCATCATTTATCGGAAAAGAAATTCAATTATGTTACCGAAGATATGTGTGAGATATTGAAGTCTGATGCATTCAAGCACAAAGACGATCAAGAAATTCTTACTTATATCGAAGATTCATTATTAAAATATGACGAGGTGTAG